The Balneola sp. genomic sequence CCTGTGGCGAGAGTTTTTCTGTCTAGTTTCTAGTCATCCCTTACTACTTGACCTGGGATCTAAACCAACTCTTTTTATTTGCTATAAAGCCACCTAAGATTTTATTACATAGTATTCCAACCAAGCTAAGGGTTTGGTAAGCTGATGGTTATTGAACTCTAAATGTATTACTCGTCTTTTCTTTCCGTTCGTTGTTCTGTTTGAGGAATGTAAAGCTAGTGGTTTCATTAGCATTGCTCCGCCTTTTTCTACTTTACAGACAACTTCATTTTCAATATCCCAGCCTTTTGATCCGGTACGTATTATTCCGTTTAAATGAGACTTCGGGATTATTTTTAAAGCTCCGTTTTTTTCGTCCGTTTTGTCCAAATGAATACGGATAGTTATTGTGTCTTGTAAAATCTCAATAGGTGGTTGAACTCCGTATTGTCCTTTTTTAAATGTCCAATTCGAGTAGTTTTCCAATTCGACTTTCTTGTCGACCGATATACTCAAATCTTGATGATAGGCAACGAACCAATTCGATTCTCCGGGT encodes the following:
- a CDS encoding phytanoyl-CoA dioxygenase → MMYKRNKIELEENGYSILSDLYSDREISQILACIESTEQGGESFMKAKDLFAIRQLIKNVPELTGLLFNGKLIELLSDLSESEYFLTKAIYFDKPGESNWFVAYHQDLSISVDKKVELENYSNWTFKKGQYGVQPPIEILQDTITIRIHLDKTDEKNGALKIIPKSHLNGIIRTGSKGWDIENEVVCKVEKGGAMLMKPLALHSSNRTTNGKKRRVIHLEFNNHQLTKPLAWLEYYVIKS